A portion of the Enterobacter sp. SA187 genome contains these proteins:
- a CDS encoding ribosomal protein uL16 3-hydroxylase encodes MDYHLTLDWPDFIARYWQKRPVVLKRGFANFVDPLSPDELAGLAMESEVDSRLVSHQEGKWQVSHGPFESYDHLGETNWSLLVQAVDHWHQPTAALMRPFRTLPDWRIDDLMISFSVPGGGVGPHFDQYDVFIIQGTGRRRWRVGEKVPMKQHCPHPDLLQVDPFDAIIDEEMEPGDILYIPPGFPHEGYSLENSMNYSVGFRAPSGRELISGFADYVLQRELGGLRYTDPDVPSREHPADILPQELDRVRATMLDLINQPEHFQQWFGEFISQSRHELDVAPPEPPYQPDEIYDALQQGDKLVRLGGLRVLRIGDDVFANGEKIESPHRPALAALASKMVITADTLGDALEDPSFLAMLAALVNSGYWFFED; translated from the coding sequence ATGGACTACCATTTAACGTTAGACTGGCCCGACTTCATCGCACGCTACTGGCAAAAACGCCCTGTGGTGCTGAAGCGGGGTTTTGCAAATTTTGTCGATCCACTTTCGCCGGACGAACTGGCGGGACTGGCTATGGAAAGCGAAGTGGACAGCCGCCTGGTGAGCCATCAGGAGGGGAAATGGCAGGTCAGCCATGGTCCGTTTGAGAGCTACGATCACCTCGGCGAAACCAACTGGTCGCTGCTGGTACAGGCGGTGGATCACTGGCACCAGCCAACCGCGGCGCTGATGCGCCCCTTCCGTACGCTGCCTGACTGGCGTATTGACGATTTGATGATCTCCTTCTCCGTGCCCGGCGGCGGCGTGGGCCCGCATTTCGATCAGTATGACGTGTTTATTATTCAGGGTACCGGCCGCCGCCGCTGGCGGGTGGGCGAGAAAGTGCCGATGAAACAGCACTGCCCGCATCCGGATCTGTTACAGGTCGATCCGTTCGATGCCATCATCGATGAAGAGATGGAGCCGGGCGATATTCTCTATATCCCGCCGGGATTCCCGCACGAAGGCTATTCGCTGGAAAATTCGATGAACTATTCGGTGGGCTTCCGCGCGCCGAGTGGCCGCGAGCTGATCAGCGGCTTTGCCGATTATGTGCTGCAACGGGAACTGGGTGGGCTTCGTTACACCGATCCTGACGTGCCGTCCCGCGAACACCCGGCAGACATTCTGCCGCAGGAGCTGGATCGTGTGCGCGCTACCATGCTCGATCTGATCAATCAGCCGGAGCATTTCCAGCAGTGGTTTGGCGAGTTTATTTCCCAGTCGCGTCACGAGCTGGACGTCGCGCCGCCGGAACCGCCGTATCAGCCGGATGAGATCTACGATGCGCTGCAACAGGGCGATAAACTGGTGCGTCTGGGCGGCTTACGGGTGTTGCGCATTGGGGATGATGTCTTTGCCAATGGCGAGAAGATCGAGTCGCCGCACCGTCCGGCGCTGGCAGCGCTTGCCAGCAAGATGGTGATCACCGCCGACACGCTGGGCGACGCGCTGGAAGATCCCTCTTTCCTCGCGATGCTCGCGGCGCTGGTGAACAGCGGCTACTGGTTCTTTGAAGATTAA
- the pepT gene encoding peptidase T: MDKLLERFLHYVSLDTQSKPGVRQVPSTEGQWKLLQLLKDQLEEMGLVNVTLSEKGTVMASLPANVPGDIPAIGFISHVDTSPDFTGKNVNPQIVENYRGGDIALGVGDEVLSPVMFPVLHQLLGQTLITTDGKTLLGADDKAGVAEIMTALSVLINKNIRHGDIRVAFTPDEEVGKGAKHFDVEAFDARWAYTIDGGGVGELEFENFNAASVTIKIVGNNVHPGTAKGVMVNALSLASRIHAEVPPAESPEQTEGYEGFYHLTSIKGTVDRAEMHYIIRDFDRQAFEARKRKMMEIAKKVGKGLHPDCYIELVIEDSYYNMREKVAEFPHIIDIAQQAMRDCDIEPIMKPIRGGTDGAQLSFMGLPCPNIFTGGYNYHGKHEFVTLEGMEKAVKVIVRIAELTAKSH; the protein is encoded by the coding sequence ATGGATAAATTACTAGAGCGTTTTTTGCACTATGTTTCGCTGGATACACAATCAAAACCGGGCGTCAGACAGGTTCCCAGTACCGAAGGGCAATGGAAGCTGTTGCAGCTGCTGAAAGATCAGCTGGAAGAAATGGGGCTTGTTAACGTCACCCTGAGCGAAAAAGGCACGGTGATGGCGTCCCTGCCGGCTAACGTGCCGGGCGATATTCCGGCCATTGGTTTTATTTCCCATGTCGATACCTCGCCCGATTTCACCGGTAAAAACGTCAATCCGCAGATTGTCGAGAACTATCGCGGCGGCGATATTGCTCTTGGCGTGGGCGATGAAGTGTTATCCCCGGTGATGTTCCCGGTGCTGCATCAGCTGCTGGGCCAGACGCTCATCACCACCGACGGCAAAACCCTGCTTGGGGCCGATGACAAAGCGGGCGTGGCGGAGATCATGACCGCGCTGTCGGTGCTGATTAATAAAAACATTCGTCACGGTGATATTCGCGTGGCCTTCACGCCGGATGAAGAGGTGGGTAAAGGCGCGAAGCACTTCGACGTCGAAGCCTTTGACGCCCGCTGGGCCTATACCATTGACGGCGGCGGCGTGGGCGAGCTGGAGTTTGAAAACTTTAACGCGGCATCGGTAACCATCAAAATCGTCGGCAACAACGTACATCCCGGTACGGCGAAAGGGGTAATGGTCAATGCCCTCTCTCTGGCGAGCCGCATTCATGCAGAAGTGCCGCCCGCGGAAAGCCCGGAGCAGACGGAAGGGTATGAGGGTTTCTATCACCTGACCAGCATCAAAGGGACGGTGGATCGCGCCGAGATGCACTACATCATCCGCGATTTTGACCGCCAGGCTTTTGAGGCGCGCAAACGTAAGATGATGGAGATCGCCAAAAAGGTCGGCAAAGGGCTGCACCCGGATTGTTACATTGAACTGGTGATCGAAGACAGCTATTACAATATGCGCGAGAAAGTCGCCGAGTTTCCGCACATCATCGACATTGCGCAGCAGGCAATGCGCGATTGCGATATCGAACCTATCATGAAACCCATTCGCGGCGGCACCGACGGTGCACAGTTGTCCTTTATGGGATTGCCCTGCCCGAACATCTTCACCGGCGGCTATAACTACCACGGCAAGCATGAATTCGTGACGCTGGAAGGCATGGAAAAAGCGGTGAAAGTGATCGTGCGTATTGCGGAGTTAACGGCGAAAAGCCATTAA
- the cobB gene encoding Sir2 family NAD+-dependent deacetylase, with amino-acid sequence MQSRRLHRLSRFRRNKRRLHERLRQRIFFRDRVVPEVMEKPRVVVLTGAGISAESGIRTFRAADGLWEEHHVEDVATPEGFARDPALVQSFYNARRRQLQLPEIAPNAAHLALAELEAALGDRFLLVTQNIDNLHERAGNKNVLHMHGELLKVRCTTSGQVLEWTGDITPEDKCHCCQFPSTLRPHVVWFGEMPLGMDEIYSALAMADVFIAIGTSGHVYPAAGFVHEARLQGAHTVELNLEPSQVGSEFEEKHYGLASVVVPEYVDKLLKGL; translated from the coding sequence ATGCAGTCGCGCCGGTTACATCGTCTAAGCCGTTTTCGCCGTAACAAACGTCGTCTGCATGAGCGTTTACGCCAGCGAATTTTTTTCAGAGACAGAGTGGTGCCCGAAGTGATGGAAAAACCGAGAGTGGTGGTACTGACCGGAGCGGGGATCTCCGCCGAGTCAGGCATTCGCACCTTCCGCGCGGCCGATGGCCTGTGGGAAGAACATCATGTCGAAGACGTGGCCACGCCGGAAGGGTTTGCCCGCGATCCGGCGCTGGTGCAGTCGTTTTATAACGCCCGCCGTCGGCAGCTGCAGCTGCCGGAGATCGCGCCCAACGCCGCGCATCTGGCCCTGGCAGAGCTTGAAGCCGCGCTGGGCGATCGTTTTCTGCTGGTGACGCAGAATATCGATAACCTGCATGAGCGCGCCGGCAATAAAAACGTGCTGCACATGCACGGCGAACTGCTGAAAGTGCGCTGCACTACCAGTGGCCAGGTGCTGGAGTGGACCGGAGATATCACGCCGGAAGACAAATGCCACTGCTGCCAGTTCCCGTCCACCTTACGCCCGCACGTGGTGTGGTTCGGCGAAATGCCGCTGGGGATGGATGAGATTTACAGCGCACTGGCGATGGCCGACGTGTTTATCGCCATCGGCACCTCCGGGCATGTCTACCCTGCGGCGGGATTTGTGCATGAGGCGCGTTTGCAAGGGGCGCACACGGTGGAGCTTAATCTGGAGCCAAGCCAGGTCGGCAGCGAATTTGAAGAGAAGCATTACGGGCTGGCAAGCGTGGTGGTGCCGGAGTATGTGGACAAGCTATTGAAAGGTTTGTGA
- the phoQ gene encoding two-component system sensor histidine kinase PhoQ — MRKLLRRLLPLSLRVRFLLATAAVVMVLSLAYGMVALVGYSVSFDKTTFRLLRGESNLFYTLSRWENNQFSIEIPENLNLQSPSMALIYDRHGKLLWAQREVPWLIKRIRPEWLQANGFHEIEADVDASRLLLSSDHDAQQRLQAIREDDSDSEMTHSVAINVYPATPRMPQLTIVVIDTIPIELKRSYMVWSWFIYVLAANLLLVIPLLWIAAWWSLRPIEALAGEVRELEEHHRERLNPETTRELTSLVSNLNRLLKSERDRYDKYRTTLTDLTHSLKTPLAVLQSTLRSLRSEKLTVSEAEPVMLEQISRISQQIGYYLHRASMRSGNMLLSRELHPVAPLLDNLTSALNKVYQRKGVDISLDISPEISFVGEQTDFMEVMGNVLDNACKYCLEFVEVSAHQHDDRLHIIVEDDGPGIPASKRDMVFDRGQRADTLRPGQGVGLSVAREIVEQYDGKILAGESLLGGARMEVIFARQQLISADN; from the coding sequence ATGAGAAAACTGCTGCGTCGCCTTTTACCGCTCTCGCTGCGGGTACGTTTTCTGCTGGCTACCGCCGCCGTGGTGATGGTGCTGTCGCTGGCCTACGGCATGGTGGCGCTGGTGGGTTACAGCGTCAGCTTCGATAAAACCACCTTCCGCCTGCTACGCGGCGAAAGCAATCTGTTCTATACCCTCTCCCGCTGGGAAAATAATCAGTTCAGCATTGAGATCCCTGAAAATCTCAATCTGCAAAGCCCGTCCATGGCGCTGATCTACGACCGCCACGGCAAACTGCTGTGGGCTCAGCGCGAGGTGCCCTGGCTTATCAAACGTATTCGTCCGGAATGGTTACAGGCTAACGGCTTTCATGAAATCGAAGCGGATGTGGATGCTTCGCGTCTGCTGCTGAGCAGCGACCACGATGCGCAACAACGTCTCCAGGCGATCCGTGAGGATGACAGCGACAGCGAAATGACGCACTCGGTGGCGATTAACGTCTATCCCGCCACGCCCCGTATGCCGCAGTTAACCATTGTGGTGATCGACACCATTCCCATTGAGCTTAAGCGCTCCTATATGGTGTGGAGCTGGTTTATTTATGTGCTGGCCGCAAACCTGTTGCTGGTGATCCCGCTGCTGTGGATCGCGGCCTGGTGGAGCCTGCGCCCCATCGAAGCGCTGGCGGGCGAGGTACGCGAGCTGGAAGAGCACCATCGGGAACGGCTGAACCCGGAAACCACCCGCGAGCTGACCAGCCTGGTGAGCAATCTCAACCGTCTGCTGAAAAGCGAGCGGGATCGCTATGACAAATACCGCACCACCCTGACCGACCTCACCCACAGCCTGAAAACGCCGCTGGCAGTGCTGCAGAGCACCCTGCGCTCGTTGCGCAGCGAAAAGCTGACGGTCAGCGAAGCGGAACCGGTGATGCTTGAGCAGATCAGCCGCATTTCGCAGCAGATCGGCTATTACCTGCATCGCGCCAGTATGCGCAGCGGCAATATGTTGCTGAGCCGTGAATTACACCCGGTCGCCCCGCTGCTGGATAATCTCACCTCGGCGCTGAATAAGGTTTACCAGCGTAAAGGCGTGGATATCAGCCTCGATATTTCGCCGGAGATCAGCTTTGTCGGCGAGCAGACGGATTTTATGGAAGTCATGGGCAACGTGCTGGATAACGCCTGTAAATATTGTCTGGAGTTCGTGGAGGTTTCGGCGCATCAGCACGATGATCGGCTGCATATCATCGTGGAAGACGACGGTCCCGGCATTCCCGCCAGCAAGCGTGACATGGTATTTGACCGCGGCCAGCGGGCAGATACGCTGCGTCCCGGCCAGGGCGTGGGCCTGTCGGTAGCCCGCGAAATCGTCGAGCAGTATGACGGTAAGATCCTGGCGGGGGAAAGTCTGCTCGGCGGCGCGCGCATGGAAGTGATTTTTGCCCGCCAGCAGCTCATATCCGCTGATAATTAG
- the potB gene encoding spermidine/putrescine ABC transporter permease PotB, translating into MKSTSKFQNVVIATVVGWLVLFVFLPNLMIIVTSFLTRDDASFVSLVFTLDNYSRLLDPLYFDVLLHSLNMALIATLACLALGYPFAWFLAKLPQKVRPLLLFLLIVPFWTNSLIRIYGLKLFLSTKGYLNAFLLWLGVIDTPLRIMFTPGAVIIGLVYILLPFMVMPLWSSIEKLDKPLLEAARDLGASKLQTFIRIIIPLTMPGIIAGCLLVMLPAMGLFYVSDLMGGAKNLLIGNVIKSQFLNIRDWPFGSATSITLTVVMGLMLLVYWRAMRFLNKKVELE; encoded by the coding sequence ATGAAGAGCACCAGTAAATTCCAGAATGTGGTGATCGCGACCGTCGTCGGCTGGCTGGTGCTGTTTGTTTTTCTGCCCAACCTGATGATCATCGTCACCAGTTTTTTAACCCGCGATGACGCCTCCTTTGTCAGTCTGGTGTTTACGCTGGACAACTATTCGCGTCTGCTCGATCCGCTCTATTTCGATGTGCTGTTGCACTCGCTGAATATGGCGTTGATCGCCACCCTCGCCTGCCTCGCGCTCGGCTATCCCTTTGCCTGGTTTCTGGCCAAGCTGCCGCAGAAGGTGCGCCCGCTGCTGCTGTTTTTGCTGATCGTGCCTTTCTGGACCAACTCCCTGATCCGCATTTATGGCCTGAAACTGTTTCTCAGCACCAAAGGCTATCTGAATGCGTTTCTGCTGTGGCTGGGCGTCATTGATACGCCGCTGCGTATCATGTTCACGCCGGGCGCGGTGATCATCGGGCTGGTGTATATCCTGCTGCCCTTTATGGTGATGCCGCTGTGGTCGAGCATTGAAAAACTCGACAAACCGCTGCTGGAGGCCGCCCGCGATCTGGGCGCCAGTAAGTTGCAAACCTTTATCCGCATTATTATTCCGCTGACCATGCCGGGCATTATCGCAGGCTGTCTGCTGGTGATGCTTCCGGCGATGGGGCTGTTTTACGTCTCGGATCTGATGGGCGGCGCGAAAAACCTGCTGATTGGTAACGTTATTAAAAGCCAGTTCCTGAACATTCGCGACTGGCCGTTCGGCTCCGCCACCAGCATTACGCTGACGGTGGTGATGGGCCTGATGCTGCTGGTTTACTGGCGGGCGATGCGTTTTCTGAATAAAAAGGTGGAGCTGGAATGA
- the potA gene encoding spermidine/putrescine ABC transporter ATP-binding protein PotA, which yields MHCVYTGQSKKLNTQTRSLSPLVHLAGIRKSFDGKNVISDLNLTINNGEFLTLLGPSGCGKTTVLRLIAGLENVDAGHIHLEDQDITQVPAEHRHVNTVFQSYALFPHMTVFENVAFGLRMQKTPADQITPRVTEALRMVQLDSFAERKPHQLSGGQQQRVAIARAVVNKPRLLLLDESLSALDYKLRKQMQNELKALQRKLGITFVFVTHDQEEALTMSDRIVVMREGKIEQDGTPREIYEEPKNLFVASFIGEINLFNATVIERLDEQRVRASVEGRECNIHVHFPVEKGQRLNVMLRPEDLRVEEINDSREVDGLIGFVRERNYKGMTLESVVELENGKMVMVSEFFNEDDPDFDHSLDQKMAINWVESWEVVLPDEEHQ from the coding sequence ATCCATTGCGTCTACACGGGACAGAGTAAAAAATTGAATACACAAACGCGTTCGCTTTCGCCGCTGGTGCACCTGGCGGGGATTCGGAAAAGCTTTGATGGTAAAAATGTCATTTCCGATCTTAATCTCACCATCAATAATGGCGAATTTCTGACACTGCTTGGCCCCTCTGGCTGCGGTAAAACCACAGTGCTGCGCCTGATTGCCGGACTGGAAAATGTCGATGCCGGTCATATCCATCTCGAAGATCAGGACATCACCCAGGTTCCGGCTGAACACCGCCACGTCAATACGGTTTTTCAAAGCTACGCGCTTTTCCCGCATATGACGGTTTTTGAAAACGTCGCCTTTGGCCTGCGAATGCAAAAAACGCCAGCCGATCAAATTACTCCCCGCGTGACCGAAGCCCTGCGCATGGTGCAACTGGACAGCTTCGCCGAACGTAAACCGCATCAGCTATCCGGCGGGCAACAGCAACGTGTCGCCATCGCCCGTGCGGTGGTCAATAAACCGCGCCTGTTGCTGCTCGATGAATCCCTCTCCGCGCTGGATTACAAACTGCGCAAACAGATGCAGAACGAACTGAAAGCCCTGCAACGTAAACTGGGCATCACTTTTGTGTTCGTCACCCACGATCAGGAAGAAGCGCTGACCATGTCCGACCGCATCGTGGTGATGCGCGAGGGTAAGATCGAGCAGGACGGCACACCGCGTGAAATCTACGAAGAGCCAAAAAACCTGTTTGTCGCAAGCTTCATCGGCGAGATCAACCTGTTCAACGCCACGGTGATCGAACGTCTGGACGAACAGCGCGTGCGCGCCAGCGTCGAAGGCCGCGAATGCAATATCCACGTCCATTTCCCGGTAGAAAAAGGCCAGCGCCTGAACGTGATGCTGCGCCCGGAAGATCTGCGCGTGGAGGAGATCAACGACAGCCGCGAGGTGGACGGTCTGATTGGCTTTGTTCGCGAGCGCAATTACAAAGGTATGACGCTGGAGTCGGTGGTGGAGCTGGAAAACGGCAAAATGGTGATGGTCAGCGAATTCTTTAACGAAGACGATCCGGATTTTGACCACTCGCTGGATCAAAAGATGGCCATCAACTGGGTGGAAAGCTGGGAGGTCGTACTGCCTGATGAAGAGCACCAGTAA
- the potD gene encoding spermidine/putrescine ABC transporter substrate-binding protein PotD, whose translation MIKWSRHLLAAGALAMGMSAAHADNNTLYFYNWTEYVPPGLLEQFTKETGIKVIYSTYESNETMYAKLKTYKDGAYDLVVPSTYFVDKMRKEGMIQKIDKTKLTNFHNLDPDMLNKPFDPQNDYSIPYIWGATAIGVNSEAIDPATITGWGDLWKPEYKSSLLLTDDAREVFQVALRKLGLSGNTTDPKEIEAAYQELKKLMPNVAAFNSDNPANPYMEGEVNLGMVWNGSAYVARQSGTPLQIVWPKEGGIFWMDSLAIPANAKNVEGALKLINFLLRPDVAKQVAETIGYPTPNLAARKLLAPDVANDKSLYPDADTISKGEWQNDVGAASAIYEEYYQKLKAGR comes from the coding sequence ATGATCAAATGGTCACGCCACCTGCTCGCTGCGGGCGCTCTGGCAATGGGAATGAGCGCTGCTCACGCGGACAACAATACGCTTTACTTCTACAACTGGACCGAGTACGTGCCGCCAGGCCTGCTGGAACAGTTCACCAAAGAGACGGGGATCAAGGTGATCTATTCGACCTATGAGTCGAATGAAACCATGTATGCCAAGCTCAAAACCTATAAAGACGGCGCGTACGATCTGGTGGTGCCCTCCACCTATTTCGTCGATAAAATGCGCAAAGAGGGCATGATCCAGAAGATCGATAAAACGAAGCTCACCAACTTCCATAATCTCGATCCGGACATGCTGAACAAGCCCTTCGATCCGCAGAACGACTATTCCATTCCCTATATCTGGGGCGCGACCGCCATTGGCGTGAACAGCGAGGCTATCGATCCCGCCACCATCACCGGCTGGGGCGATCTGTGGAAACCGGAATACAAAAGTAGCCTGCTGCTGACCGACGATGCCCGCGAGGTGTTCCAGGTGGCGCTGCGTAAACTGGGACTGTCCGGCAACACCACCGATCCAAAAGAGATCGAAGCGGCCTATCAGGAGCTGAAAAAACTGATGCCAAACGTGGCGGCGTTCAACTCGGATAATCCGGCGAACCCGTACATGGAAGGCGAAGTGAATCTGGGTATGGTCTGGAATGGCTCAGCTTATGTTGCCCGTCAGTCCGGCACACCATTGCAGATCGTCTGGCCGAAAGAAGGCGGGATTTTCTGGATGGACAGCCTGGCGATCCCGGCTAACGCGAAAAACGTCGAGGGCGCGCTGAAGTTAATCAACTTCCTGCTGCGTCCGGACGTGGCGAAGCAGGTGGCGGAAACCATCGGCTACCCGACGCCGAACCTGGCGGCGCGTAAGCTGCTGGCCCCGGACGTGGCGAACGACAAATCGCTGTATCCGGATGCAGATACTATCAGTAAAGGCGAATGGCAGAACGATGTCGGCGCCGCCAGCGCCATTTATGAAGAGTATTACCAGAAGCTGAAAGCCGGGCGATAA
- the phoP gene encoding two-component system response regulator PhoP — MRVLVVEDNALLRHHLKVQLQELGHQVDDAEDAKEADYYLNEHIPDIALVDLGLPDEDGLSLIRRWRSNEVSLPVLVLTAREGWQDKVEVLSAGADDYVTKPFHIEEVAARMQALMRRNSGLASQVISMPPFQVDLSRRELSVNGEVIKLTAFEYTIMETLIRNSGKVVSKDSLMLQLYPDAELRESHTIDVLMGRLRKKIQVQYPEDVITTVRGQGYLFELRE, encoded by the coding sequence ATGCGCGTACTCGTTGTGGAAGACAATGCCCTTCTGCGTCACCATCTTAAAGTTCAGCTTCAGGAACTGGGCCATCAGGTTGACGATGCCGAAGATGCAAAAGAAGCGGATTACTATTTAAACGAGCATATTCCCGATATTGCGCTGGTGGACCTCGGCCTGCCGGATGAAGACGGACTGTCGCTGATCCGCCGCTGGCGCAGCAATGAAGTGTCGCTGCCGGTACTGGTGCTGACCGCCCGCGAAGGCTGGCAGGATAAAGTTGAAGTGCTGAGCGCCGGCGCGGATGACTATGTCACCAAGCCGTTTCATATTGAAGAAGTGGCGGCGCGGATGCAGGCGCTGATGCGCCGTAACAGCGGGCTGGCGTCGCAGGTGATCTCCATGCCGCCTTTCCAGGTGGATCTCTCCCGCCGTGAGCTGTCGGTGAATGGCGAAGTGATCAAACTTACCGCCTTTGAATACACCATTATGGAAACGCTGATCCGCAACAGCGGCAAAGTGGTGAGCAAAGATTCGCTGATGTTGCAGCTGTACCCCGATGCGGAGCTGCGCGAAAGCCACACCATCGACGTGCTGATGGGCCGTCTGCGCAAGAAAATTCAGGTGCAGTACCCGGAGGATGTGATCACTACCGTTCGCGGTCAGGGCTACCTGTTCGAACTGCGCGAATGA
- a CDS encoding REP-associated tyrosine transposase: MSNYRRHYIPGGSWFFTVNLKNRQSDLLIRHIALLRRATSFVKHHKPFHIDAWVILPEHMHCIWTLPENDSDFSGRWRDLKKMFTRSLNSRDIWQPRFWEHTLRDEEDFRRHRDYININPVKHGWVVRVSDWPYSTFHRDVRDGIYPLDWAGEIADLSAGERREE; this comes from the coding sequence ATGTCAAATTATCGTCGGCATTACATCCCCGGTGGCAGCTGGTTTTTTACCGTTAACCTGAAAAACCGACAAAGCGATCTACTGATTCGTCACATTGCTCTGCTGCGCCGCGCAACGTCCTTTGTTAAACATCACAAACCCTTTCATATTGACGCCTGGGTGATCCTGCCCGAGCACATGCACTGCATCTGGACGCTGCCGGAAAACGACAGCGATTTTTCCGGCCGCTGGCGGGATCTTAAGAAAATGTTTACCCGTTCGCTGAACAGCCGCGATATCTGGCAACCGCGATTCTGGGAGCATACATTGCGGGACGAGGAGGATTTCCGGCGGCATCGGGATTACATCAATATTAACCCGGTGAAGCATGGCTGGGTGGTGCGGGTGAGCGACTGGCCGTATTCAACTTTTCATCGTGATGTGCGGGACGGCATTTATCCGCTGGACTGGGCGGGTGAGATAGCGGATTTGTCCGCGGGGGAACGGCGGGAAGAGTAG
- the potC gene encoding spermidine/putrescine ABC transporter permease PotC: protein MIGRLLRGGFMTAIYAYLYIPIIILIVNSFNQARFGINWQGFTTDWYSLLMNNDSLLQAARHSLTMAVLSATFATLIGSLTAVALYRYRFRGKPFVSGMLFVVMMSPDIVMAISLLVLFMLIGIQLGFWSLLFSHITFCLPFVVVTVYSRLKGFDVRMLEAAKDLGASEVTILRKIILPLAMPAVAAGWVLSFTLSMDDVVVSSFVTGPGYEILPLKIYSMVKVGVSPEVNALATILLVLSLVLVIASQLIARDKTKSQGTLK, encoded by the coding sequence ATGATCGGTCGCCTGCTGCGCGGCGGTTTTATGACCGCCATTTACGCTTATCTTTATATTCCGATCATTATTCTGATCGTCAATTCCTTCAACCAGGCGCGCTTCGGCATCAACTGGCAGGGCTTCACCACCGACTGGTACAGCCTGTTGATGAACAATGACAGCCTGTTACAGGCCGCCCGCCACTCGCTGACCATGGCGGTGCTGTCGGCTACCTTTGCCACGCTGATTGGCTCCCTGACGGCGGTGGCGCTCTATCGTTACCGTTTTCGCGGCAAGCCTTTCGTCAGCGGCATGCTGTTTGTGGTAATGATGTCGCCGGACATCGTGATGGCCATTTCGCTGCTGGTGCTCTTTATGCTTATCGGCATTCAGCTGGGCTTCTGGTCGCTGCTGTTTTCCCACATCACTTTCTGCCTGCCGTTTGTGGTGGTCACCGTCTATTCGCGGCTGAAAGGGTTTGATGTGCGGATGCTGGAGGCGGCGAAGGATCTCGGTGCCAGCGAAGTGACCATTCTGCGCAAAATCATTCTGCCGCTGGCAATGCCTGCGGTGGCGGCTGGCTGGGTGCTGAGCTTTACCCTGTCGATGGATGACGTGGTCGTTTCGTCTTTCGTCACCGGGCCTGGCTATGAAATTCTGCCACTGAAGATCTATTCAATGGTGAAAGTCGGCGTGTCACCGGAAGTGAACGCGCTGGCGACTATTCTGTTAGTACTCTCGCTGGTTCTGGTGATCGCCAGCCAGCTTATTGCACGTGATAAAACCAAATCTCAGGGGACGTTAAAATGA